Within the Pseudomonas oryzae genome, the region CGTGGTCTGCCCGTTCCACGGCTGGCAGTTCGACCGCGAAGGCAAGGCGGTGAGCATTCCCTACTGCAAGCGCGTGCCGCCGAAGGCGCGGGTGGGCCGCTGGGCCACCGCCGAGCTGAACGAGGCGCTGTTCATCTGGCACGACCCGGACGGCAACCCGCCGATCGAGGGCCAGGAGATCCCGCGTCTGGAGGAGCTGTATTCGCCGGAGTACAGCGAGATGCGCTGGGCCGAGTGGGTGATCAACGCCAACAGCCGCGAGCTGGTGGACAACATCGTCGACATGGGGCACTTCGACGAGACGCACCAGTCGCCGTCGCTGTTCTTCGCCAACCTGTTCGAGGACCACAAGGCCACCCAGGTGCAGATCTCCGGCTCGCGGATCATGAGCGCGGGCGAGGCGGTGATCACCTACGCCACCTACTACGGACCGGGCGTGCTGCTGGTGTCGCTGAAGGGGCCGTACAAGGGCCACTACATGGAGACCATCTACATCGTCGGCAACACGGCGATCGACCACAACAGCTTCACCCTGCACTTCGGCGTGGCCACCAAGTTCATCCCGGGGCTGAGCAAGGCGGAGAACCAGCAGCTGATCGCCGAGTGGACCGAGCTGCAGCAGGTCGCCCTGGGCACCGACGTGGCCATCTGGGACAACAAGGTGCGCATCGGCAACCCGATGCTGTGCGAGAGCGACGGGCCGATCTACCACGCGCGCAAGTGGTACGACCAGTTCTTCCAGCCGATCAACGAGGCGTCCGAGGAGTCGACCCGCCGCTACGAGCATGAGATCGACATGGACTACGTCGGCGTGAAGCCGGAACTGCGCCACCTGCGCGGCTGATTGCGAACAGTGCGCCGGGCGCTCTCCTGTAGGGGCGAATTCATTCGCCTTCGCGGAGCGGTTTGGCGAATGAATTCGCCCCTACAGGGGGTGTTCATGCGCCGCCATGGTGGCCCCGCCCGGCGCCGCGACGAGGAGAATCCAATGATGGACATTCGTGGACTGGCCTACGTGGTGGCGAGCAGCCGCGACCTGGGCGCCTGGCGCCGGCAGGCCGAGGACGTGCTGGGCATGATGGTGGAGGAGGGGCCGCTGGGCGACCTCTATATCAAGATGGACGAGCGGCCGTTCCGCCTGTTCGTCTCCGGCGGGCCGGCCGACCGCTACGTGGCCAGCGGCTGGGAGCTGGCGGGCGAGGAAGCCTTCGAGCAGGCCTGCGCCGAGCTGGAGCGCGCCGGGGTGCCCTACGAGCGCGGCTGCGTCGAGCTGTGCGCGGTGCGCCGGGTAAACGGCCTGGCCAGCCTGCGCGATCCGTCCGGCAACCTGCACGAGCTG harbors:
- a CDS encoding Rieske 2Fe-2S domain-containing protein, whose protein sequence is MSMNRAKIIADPIPERYARGWHCLGSAQKYKDGKPHTVNAFGYRLVVFQTSDGALQVLDAWCPHMGGDLSHGRLEGDNVVCPFHGWQFDREGKAVSIPYCKRVPPKARVGRWATAELNEALFIWHDPDGNPPIEGQEIPRLEELYSPEYSEMRWAEWVINANSRELVDNIVDMGHFDETHQSPSLFFANLFEDHKATQVQISGSRIMSAGEAVITYATYYGPGVLLVSLKGPYKGHYMETIYIVGNTAIDHNSFTLHFGVATKFIPGLSKAENQQLIAEWTELQQVALGTDVAIWDNKVRIGNPMLCESDGPIYHARKWYDQFFQPINEASEESTRRYEHEIDMDYVGVKPELRHLRG